The Phoenix dactylifera cultivar Barhee BC4 chromosome 12, palm_55x_up_171113_PBpolish2nd_filt_p, whole genome shotgun sequence genome has a window encoding:
- the LOC103713141 gene encoding mannose-specific lectin 1-like: MAFPTSVPLLILLLTFGLLGRPGSATDFVIYSDPPTALLPGQMFHYDLTPQDIPYGRASLVMKPDCNLVLYFNGSKTWATNTTGLGDNCYLTIDSHGEAIVQRNIHYPVWRSNKTSVVGSYAFLLQWNGELGIYGPAIWSSSNEGELSDPKPSNITTDYVFYSYSVLPIGKILEYKNYRLVLRDDCNLVLLDTNTNTQDIKWQTNTYSPLHDCFITLDPNGELFVKHNRRDILWRSNETTNSNFSALVLRYDAKLVIYGPQLWTTKPLW, translated from the coding sequence ATGGCCTTTCCAACCTCGGTTCCTCTTCTCATCCTTCTGCTCACCTTTGGCCTCCTCGGTCGGCCGGGCTCGGCCACCGACTTCGTCATCTACTCCGATCCCCCCACCGCTCTCCTGCCTGGCCAAATGTTCCACTATGACTTGACTCCCCAAGACATCCCGTATGGCCGGGCCTCGCTGGTCATGAAGCCCGACTGCAACCTGGTCCTTTACTTCAATGGAAGCAAAACCTGGGCCACCAACACCACCGGCCTGGGTGACAACTGCTACCTCACCATAGACTCTCACGGCGAAGCCATCGTTCAGCGCAACATACACTACCCCGTGTGGCGAAGCAACAAAACGTCCGTCGTGGGGAGCTATGCCTTCCTCTTGCAATGGAATGGAGAACTCGGCATCTATGGCCCGGCCATATGGTCGAGCTCTAACGAAGGAGAACTGAGCGATCCAAAGCCTTCCAACATCACCACGGACTACGTCTTCTATTCCTACAGCGTGTTGCCCATAGGAAAGATACTTGAATACAAGAATTACAGGCTGGTCTTGCGTGATGACTGCAACCTGGTGCTGCTCGACACCAACACCAACACCCAGGATATCAAATGGCAGACCAACACTTACAGTCCCTTGCACGACTGCTTCATCACCCTCGACCCCAACGGGGAGTTGTTCGTCAAGCATAACCGCAGGGACATTCTCTGGAGGTCCAATGAAACAACTAATTCGAATTTCTCCGCACTTGTGCTTCGGTACGACGCAAAGCTTGTTATCTATGGCCCTCAGCTGTGGACGACCAAACCATTGTGGTAG